A genomic window from Exiguobacterium acetylicum DSM 20416 includes:
- a CDS encoding glycosyltransferase, protein MKRIGMFVWNPFTNDARVLRECTALVEAGHRVDLYCLNDGTLPEVEYPMSGFRVIRIDRTPPFARWLPFFRKRKKRTLAVGLMGALLAPWLIPVMLVLFFLMRSRFIRYALYNSFGILRMTRAARKHDYDVMHANDVNTLPQAIGAARGTKIVYDSHEVQTDRTGYGSMQGKLERWLLHFVDQTIVENDTRADYHQKLYGTRPSVLHNYPFYEPIVPQPRPLREELALAQDEPILLYQGGIQEGRGLERLIEAMPFIDRGTLIFVGDGKLKGKLMQLAARSSEKSRIRFIEKVPLAELPSYTAAATVGFQVLQNVCFNHYSASSNKLFEYMAALIPVIAADLPEIRRVVETEGVGLIVDVESPQSIATAVNRLVKDESLRRAMQERASVARTQYNWEQEKGRLLAVYDSIFMESDAK, encoded by the coding sequence ATGAAGCGCATTGGAATGTTTGTTTGGAATCCCTTTACGAATGACGCCCGAGTCTTACGTGAATGTACGGCACTCGTCGAAGCAGGGCACCGCGTGGACCTATACTGCCTAAATGACGGCACACTTCCAGAAGTCGAATACCCGATGTCAGGGTTTCGCGTCATTCGAATTGACCGGACGCCACCTTTTGCGAGGTGGCTCCCGTTCTTTCGTAAACGGAAAAAACGGACACTTGCTGTCGGTTTGATGGGTGCGCTTCTTGCGCCATGGCTCATTCCCGTGATGCTCGTGCTCTTTTTCCTCATGCGAAGTCGGTTCATCCGGTACGCCCTTTACAACAGTTTCGGCATTCTGCGTATGACACGAGCTGCTAGGAAGCACGATTATGACGTCATGCATGCGAACGATGTCAATACGTTACCACAAGCGATTGGGGCGGCCCGTGGGACGAAAATCGTCTATGATTCGCATGAAGTCCAGACCGATCGGACAGGATACGGCAGCATGCAAGGGAAATTAGAACGCTGGTTGCTTCACTTCGTCGACCAGACAATCGTTGAAAATGACACGCGTGCGGATTACCACCAGAAGTTATACGGAACACGACCGTCTGTCTTGCACAATTATCCGTTTTACGAACCGATTGTTCCGCAACCGCGACCGTTACGCGAAGAGTTAGCACTTGCTCAAGATGAGCCGATTTTGTTGTATCAAGGCGGAATCCAAGAAGGACGCGGACTGGAGCGACTCATTGAAGCGATGCCGTTCATCGATCGAGGAACATTGATTTTCGTCGGGGACGGAAAATTAAAAGGAAAACTGATGCAACTGGCTGCCCGATCATCGGAAAAGTCTCGCATTCGCTTCATTGAGAAGGTTCCGCTTGCTGAACTACCAAGTTACACGGCAGCGGCAACGGTCGGCTTTCAAGTCCTTCAGAACGTCTGTTTCAATCATTATTCTGCTTCTTCGAACAAACTATTCGAATACATGGCGGCGTTGATTCCTGTCATCGCAGCTGACTTACCAGAAATCCGTCGTGTCGTCGAAACAGAAGGAGTTGGATTAATCGTTGATGTCGAATCGCCGCAGAGTATTGCTACAGCAGTCAACCGTCTAGTGAAGGATGAGAGCTTGCGACGGGCGATGCAGGAACGAGCAAGCGTAGCAAGGACACAATACAACTGGGAGCAAGAAAAAGGTCGACTTCTTGCTGTCTATGACTCGATTTTCATGGAATCTGACGCAAAATAA
- a CDS encoding glycosyltransferase family 4 protein codes for MEIKIPLTRAIKARKNRRPLLEVPTSTQAAPESSMNVLMICQNFYPEIGSAANRMKNIFKRMEQAGSDVHVLTSEPLYPTAELYTDSMFWDEPSLDTAHVTRIQPRDIRATNNLWRRLRLFVEQFVLAVKEVRHDPKSYAYIYATTPSIFMGLVGVVAKHVKKAPLILDVRDLWPESLIGVGITNSRLLLTPLYWLEKWMYRQADQLVINSEGFRSYIEGRGIAPEKIHYIPNSIEENEWLIKRRKVSEQVRVVYTGNIGLAQDVFLLLDVAQELQQEQDICFQVVGYGYHKQTFERLVKERGLTNIEFLDAMPRWDALKQLAKSDIAFATLVESTAFDTVTPGKIIDYMAMGCAIVGAVSGHAAHVIEEAGAGYVSVQRKKEEIVDHILELSRNPEKRAAMGRAGVAYVQHHFDWEQNEQRLFDAIERTQARKAVAE; via the coding sequence ATGGAAATCAAAATACCGCTCACTCGCGCGATCAAAGCTCGGAAAAATCGTCGTCCGCTACTGGAAGTTCCGACGTCAACTCAAGCAGCGCCGGAGTCATCGATGAACGTCTTGATGATTTGTCAAAATTTTTATCCGGAAATCGGGAGTGCGGCAAACCGAATGAAGAATATCTTCAAGCGGATGGAACAAGCGGGAAGTGACGTCCATGTGCTGACATCAGAACCGCTCTATCCGACGGCAGAACTTTATACGGACTCAATGTTCTGGGATGAACCGAGCTTGGATACGGCACATGTAACCCGTATCCAACCGCGTGACATCCGGGCGACGAACAATTTATGGCGGCGCCTCCGCTTGTTTGTAGAACAATTCGTACTCGCTGTAAAAGAGGTGCGACACGATCCAAAATCCTACGCCTACATCTATGCGACGACACCATCCATCTTCATGGGACTCGTCGGGGTCGTCGCGAAACATGTCAAAAAAGCGCCATTGATTCTCGATGTACGCGATTTATGGCCGGAGTCGCTGATTGGCGTCGGCATCACGAATTCGCGTTTGTTATTGACTCCGCTCTACTGGCTTGAAAAGTGGATGTATCGTCAGGCGGATCAATTGGTCATTAATAGTGAAGGGTTTCGATCGTACATTGAAGGGCGTGGTATCGCACCGGAAAAAATTCATTACATTCCGAACTCGATCGAGGAAAACGAGTGGTTGATTAAACGGCGAAAAGTGTCGGAACAAGTGCGTGTCGTATATACAGGGAATATCGGACTCGCGCAAGATGTGTTCTTGTTGCTGGACGTCGCACAGGAACTTCAACAAGAGCAGGATATCTGCTTTCAAGTCGTCGGTTACGGTTATCACAAGCAAACGTTCGAACGACTCGTCAAGGAACGTGGATTGACGAACATCGAGTTTCTTGACGCGATGCCGCGTTGGGATGCGTTGAAACAACTGGCAAAGAGTGACATCGCCTTTGCGACACTCGTCGAAAGTACAGCATTCGATACGGTGACACCCGGTAAAATCATTGACTACATGGCAATGGGGTGTGCCATCGTCGGAGCGGTATCCGGACACGCAGCGCATGTCATTGAAGAGGCAGGAGCTGGTTATGTGTCTGTCCAGCGGAAAAAAGAGGAGATCGTCGATCATATTCTCGAGTTATCACGAAATCCAGAAAAACGTGCAGCGATGGGACGCGCAGGTGTGGCATACGTCCAACACCATTTTGATTGGGAACAAAATGAACAGCGCTTGTTCGACGCCATCGAACGAACACAGGCGCGAAAGGCGGTCGCAGAATGA
- a CDS encoding DHHW family protein translates to MAQPLETENKQGQKRTTSFERIMMWVTTISFLLILLTIGIGTIVREDRVRSQLENRTLAQSVDPTIEGIATGKDMLKMETYFTDQLLLRGTFVEMQALLSKDVFRQPFRNGIYTAKNGYMIEPSASTQVQIPNAFQQFVQEVDRPVYMALAPSKTVIAERDQLIPSYVASNARTRYAGMIRDFKAAGMTNLSLDQLKLTDYFKTDHHWNIDGAASAYQTITKGMDLRPVMPSKANRKEDEHAYYGSLARKTTLAYATSGDQLAYYEPAFFKGINVCYDGACDRPVIDESFVQQEGDYVDRYEVFLRGNHGIMSMKEQTKNDRPTILVLKDSFANPVLPFLAKSANLEVVDVRYVPKSFDVSQFAKQKQVDSVLFLHNSNIAGLMKTYENTL, encoded by the coding sequence ATGGCACAGCCACTTGAAACAGAAAATAAGCAGGGACAAAAACGGACGACTTCTTTTGAACGGATCATGATGTGGGTGACGACGATCAGTTTTTTACTCATCTTGTTAACGATTGGTATTGGTACGATCGTCCGAGAAGACCGTGTGCGTTCTCAGCTAGAAAATCGTACACTCGCACAATCGGTCGATCCGACGATCGAAGGAATCGCGACTGGAAAAGACATGCTGAAGATGGAGACGTATTTCACGGACCAACTACTTTTGCGAGGGACGTTCGTTGAGATGCAGGCGCTACTATCGAAGGATGTCTTCAGACAGCCTTTTCGTAATGGAATTTATACAGCTAAAAATGGCTATATGATCGAACCGAGTGCCTCGACTCAAGTCCAGATTCCAAACGCGTTTCAGCAATTCGTGCAAGAAGTCGATCGACCCGTCTATATGGCGCTAGCTCCATCGAAGACGGTCATTGCTGAACGCGATCAGTTGATCCCATCGTATGTTGCTTCGAATGCACGGACACGTTACGCAGGAATGATTCGTGACTTCAAGGCTGCGGGGATGACGAATTTGTCACTTGATCAATTAAAACTAACGGACTACTTCAAGACGGACCATCACTGGAATATCGACGGAGCAGCGTCAGCATATCAGACGATTACGAAGGGGATGGACTTACGACCAGTCATGCCATCAAAAGCAAATCGTAAAGAAGATGAGCATGCCTATTATGGTTCATTAGCGCGAAAGACGACGCTTGCGTATGCGACGTCTGGTGATCAGTTAGCCTATTATGAACCAGCATTTTTCAAAGGAATCAATGTCTGTTACGACGGTGCATGCGATCGCCCAGTCATTGATGAATCCTTCGTTCAGCAAGAGGGAGATTACGTCGATCGGTATGAAGTATTCTTGCGCGGGAATCATGGCATCATGTCGATGAAGGAGCAGACGAAGAATGATCGACCAACGATTCTCGTCTTAAAGGATTCATTCGCGAATCCAGTCTTACCGTTCCTTGCTAAAAGTGCCAATCTCGAAGTCGTCGACGTTCGTTACGTCCCAAAATCATTCGATGTGTCGCAGTTCGCTAAACAAAAACAAGTCGACTCCGTGTTGTTCCTGCATAACTCGAACATTGCTGGATTGATGAAGACGTATGAAAACACACTATGA
- a CDS encoding MBOAT family O-acyltransferase, which produces MLFSSTIFLFLFLPTVLIVYYLLPRSFRNGWLLVTSLFFYAFGEPRFALLMLLSVTINYFFALFVDLYRQRIGVKWIMFSMIAVNLGLLGWFKYSGFFVRSVNETFGLGWFVPEVVLPLGISFYTFHAMSYVIDIYKGKEAVQKNPLDLALYIAFFPQLVAGPIVRYNTIASQIESREETVSDFARGVRRFTIGLAKKLILANGCGQVADAIFNMKDLSMGLAWIGIIAYALQIYFDFSGYSDMAIGLALMFGFHFLENFNYPYISKSVSEFWRRWHISLGSWFRDYVYIPLGGNRVSPWLQYRNLAIVWMLTGLWHGASWTFVAWGAYYGIWIMLEKAFLGKWLEKTPVFSTVWTLVLVLVGWVFFRSETFPEAVTYIQAMFVPDVIWDERASYQLVQNGVLLLVACIAATPIPKIIGERLVVSLGRIGTTMQYGYAMLLLFLATSALVASTFNPFIYFRF; this is translated from the coding sequence ATGCTATTTAGTTCGACGATATTCTTATTTCTGTTCTTACCGACTGTCTTGATCGTCTATTACCTACTACCACGTAGCTTCCGAAATGGTTGGCTGCTAGTGACGAGTCTATTCTTTTATGCATTCGGAGAACCGCGTTTTGCATTGCTGATGCTACTGAGCGTCACGATCAACTACTTCTTCGCCTTGTTCGTCGATCTGTATCGACAGCGAATCGGCGTCAAATGGATCATGTTTAGTATGATTGCAGTCAATTTAGGATTACTCGGCTGGTTCAAGTACAGCGGATTTTTCGTTCGTTCGGTCAACGAGACATTCGGATTAGGATGGTTCGTACCAGAAGTCGTCTTGCCACTCGGTATCTCGTTCTATACGTTTCATGCGATGAGTTATGTCATCGACATCTATAAAGGGAAGGAAGCGGTGCAAAAGAATCCGCTTGACCTCGCCCTTTATATCGCGTTCTTCCCCCAACTCGTCGCGGGTCCGATCGTTCGTTATAACACGATTGCGAGTCAAATCGAATCACGAGAAGAGACAGTTTCCGATTTTGCCCGAGGGGTTCGTCGGTTTACGATCGGCTTAGCTAAAAAACTGATTCTTGCCAATGGATGTGGTCAGGTCGCGGATGCCATCTTCAATATGAAAGATCTCTCGATGGGGCTTGCTTGGATTGGCATTATCGCCTACGCCTTACAAATCTATTTCGATTTTTCAGGATATAGTGATATGGCGATTGGACTAGCTTTGATGTTTGGATTTCATTTTCTTGAGAATTTTAACTATCCCTACATTTCAAAGTCCGTTTCTGAATTTTGGCGTCGTTGGCATATTTCGCTCGGATCGTGGTTCCGGGATTATGTCTACATCCCGCTTGGTGGAAATCGTGTCTCACCGTGGTTACAGTATCGCAACTTAGCAATTGTCTGGATGCTGACGGGTCTTTGGCATGGTGCTAGTTGGACGTTCGTCGCGTGGGGAGCGTATTACGGAATCTGGATCATGCTCGAGAAAGCATTTCTCGGGAAATGGTTGGAGAAAACGCCAGTCTTCTCGACCGTTTGGACACTCGTACTCGTGTTGGTCGGTTGGGTATTCTTCCGTTCCGAGACGTTCCCGGAAGCCGTTACGTACATTCAAGCGATGTTCGTACCAGATGTGATCTGGGATGAACGCGCGAGCTACCAGCTTGTCCAAAATGGTGTTCTACTGCTTGTCGCGTGCATCGCAGCGACACCGATTCCGAAAATCATCGGAGAGCGATTAGTTGTGTCACTCGGAAGAATTGGTACGACGATGCAGTATGGATATGCGATGTTGCTACTATTTTTGGCGACATCAGCACTTGTTGCAAGTACGTTTAATCCATTCATCTATTTCCGCTTCTAA
- a CDS encoding ABC transporter permease — MNALRTIGGELKDHLYLIFRLSLYETKSQYSMQYLGWFWEIMTPLLQIGVYWVVFGFGIRGGHPVDGIPFVFWLVSGLIAWFFIGSTIPSGSRSIYGRVALVSKMHFPLSTIPAYVILAQFYRHLAMIALTIILGCAFGYFPGWHTLELLYIVPAGVVFLYAVSLLLSALATMIRDVQNMVTSAIRMLMYLTPIMWIPPDHSLFKMLLMLNPLVYLIEGYRSALIGTGYLLDHMWYGVYFWCMTLAILLVGASIHIRFRRYFIDYV; from the coding sequence ATGAACGCGTTACGAACGATTGGGGGAGAGTTGAAGGATCATCTATATCTGATCTTTCGACTCTCGCTTTATGAAACAAAGAGTCAATATAGCATGCAATACCTTGGTTGGTTTTGGGAGATCATGACGCCGCTTCTCCAAATCGGTGTCTACTGGGTCGTATTCGGCTTCGGGATTCGTGGTGGGCATCCAGTCGATGGAATTCCGTTCGTCTTTTGGCTCGTCAGCGGATTGATTGCTTGGTTCTTTATCGGCAGTACGATTCCAAGTGGTTCCCGGTCGATTTATGGTCGAGTCGCGCTCGTCTCAAAGATGCATTTTCCATTGAGTACGATTCCAGCGTACGTCATCTTGGCGCAATTCTATCGCCACTTAGCGATGATTGCCTTAACGATCATTTTAGGATGTGCCTTCGGTTACTTTCCGGGATGGCATACGCTTGAACTCTTGTATATCGTACCGGCGGGTGTCGTGTTCCTCTATGCGGTCTCCTTATTGTTGTCCGCGCTTGCAACGATGATTCGAGACGTGCAAAACATGGTGACATCTGCCATTCGGATGTTGATGTATTTAACGCCAATCATGTGGATTCCGCCAGATCACTCGTTATTCAAGATGTTGTTGATGCTAAACCCACTCGTTTATTTGATTGAGGGGTATCGCTCAGCACTCATCGGAACGGGCTATCTGCTCGATCATATGTGGTATGGCGTGTACTTCTGGTGTATGACGCTCGCAATCTTACTTGTTGGAGCATCGATTCACATTCGATTCCGACGCTATTTCATCGATTACGTATAG
- a CDS encoding LCP family protein has translation MRSRMAKRKPRLVWRVLSALLLGFVLIASASAGLAFLKVKQTADAFLTPLDGEQPKPLESMKPVNVLLLGVDERKNDKGRADAIMLLSFNPKTKQATSLSIPRDMQVTVPSGEKTKINHTYAYGGGERDSRNGGADV, from the coding sequence ATGAGATCCCGAATGGCGAAAAGAAAACCACGCCTTGTTTGGCGCGTATTGAGTGCGCTCCTACTAGGATTCGTTCTGATTGCTAGTGCATCAGCTGGTTTAGCTTTTTTAAAAGTGAAGCAAACGGCAGACGCGTTCTTAACACCGTTAGATGGAGAGCAACCTAAGCCACTCGAATCGATGAAGCCGGTTAATGTCTTGTTACTGGGCGTGGATGAACGGAAAAATGATAAGGGACGTGCCGATGCCATCATGCTTCTTTCATTCAATCCAAAAACAAAACAAGCGACTTCCCTGTCCATTCCAAGAGATATGCAGGTAACCGTGCCGTCTGGCGAAAAGACTAAAATCAATCATACCTATGCCTATGGGGGGGGTGAAAGAGACAGTCGAAACGGTGGAGCAGACGTTTGA
- the wecB gene encoding non-hydrolyzing UDP-N-acetylglucosamine 2-epimerase — MKRVMLVFGTRPEAIKMAPVVKALENRQDVEPIVVVTAQHREMLDQVLELFEITPDHDLDLMRPRQTLEEMTARILNAMRRVLEKEQPDLVLVHGDTTTTFAASLAAFYQQIPVGHVEAGLRTYEKYAPFPEEMNRQLTGVLADYHFAPTEQAAMNLRAENKQTPIIVTGNTVIDALKTTVSSTYTHPVLTRLEKSGRKLVLLTVHRRENHLQLATIFDAIERLANDHPEIEIVYPVHPNPVVLEAAARLKHHPRIQLIEPLDVFDFHNLAARASFILTDSGGIQEEAPSLGVPVLVLRETTERPEGVEAGTLKLVGTNPERIYAMSHQLLTDEVFYQSMAQAANPYGDGQAAERIVDAIMSEVPV; from the coding sequence ATGAAACGTGTCATGCTTGTATTCGGAACACGACCAGAGGCGATCAAAATGGCGCCGGTCGTTAAAGCACTTGAAAATCGTCAGGACGTCGAACCAATCGTCGTCGTTACAGCACAACACCGAGAAATGCTCGATCAGGTCCTTGAACTATTCGAAATCACTCCGGACCATGACTTGGATTTGATGCGTCCGCGTCAGACGTTAGAGGAAATGACAGCGCGTATCCTAAACGCGATGCGTCGTGTCCTCGAAAAGGAACAGCCGGATCTCGTCCTTGTCCATGGGGATACGACGACGACGTTCGCTGCTTCTTTAGCGGCGTTCTATCAACAGATTCCAGTCGGTCATGTGGAAGCAGGACTACGGACATATGAAAAGTATGCGCCGTTCCCAGAAGAGATGAATCGTCAATTGACAGGTGTGCTGGCGGATTATCATTTTGCACCGACTGAACAGGCTGCCATGAACTTACGTGCTGAGAACAAGCAGACACCGATCATCGTAACCGGCAATACGGTCATCGATGCGTTGAAGACGACTGTATCATCGACATATACGCATCCTGTCCTAACACGCCTCGAGAAGTCGGGACGAAAACTTGTCTTGCTGACCGTTCATCGCCGTGAGAATCATTTACAACTGGCAACGATTTTTGATGCGATTGAACGGTTAGCAAATGATCATCCGGAAATCGAAATCGTCTATCCGGTTCATCCGAATCCGGTCGTACTAGAAGCGGCGGCTCGCCTGAAACATCATCCGCGGATTCAATTGATCGAACCACTTGATGTCTTTGATTTCCATAACCTTGCAGCGCGCGCTTCCTTCATCCTGACAGATTCAGGCGGGATTCAAGAAGAAGCACCTTCACTCGGTGTTCCCGTTCTTGTCTTACGGGAGACGACGGAACGACCTGAAGGCGTCGAAGCAGGAACCTTGAAACTGGTTGGTACGAATCCAGAGCGCATCTATGCGATGAGCCATCAATTATTGACGGACGAAGTGTTCTATCAATCGATGGCACAAGCGGCGAATCCTTATGGCGATGGACAGGCAGCAGAGCGAATCGTCGATGCGATCATGAGTGAGGTACCCGTATGA
- a CDS encoding nucleotide sugar dehydrogenase, whose protein sequence is MKLCTIGLGYIGLPSSAMFADHGTEVVGVDIDPQIVNLLNTGTIHIEEPGLEDVIKRVVANGKFRATLTPERADVFLIAVPTPNLNDTYKSCDLKYVISAVNNMLPFLEKGNVVIVESTIAPRTMDDHVRPLIEEAGFTIGEDVYVVHCPERVLPGQILHELIHNNRIVGGLTPACAEAGAAVYETFVQGEIVRTDAKTAEMSKLMENTFRDVNIALANELTQVCHQLEINVLDVIEMANMHPRVNLHHPGPGVGGHCLAVDPYFIVAKAPSLARIIHTARQTNVQMPQFVAEQAARLVGSRVRPKIAVFGVTYKGNVDDMRESPAVEVIEQLLDRGLDVAVCDPHVERSISTRFELVDELEAIQGADLALVLVDHDEFKQFDSRRLANYMRTPLLFDTKGIVNELDAVKVLNFGNLHTHRVTEVDAKAI, encoded by the coding sequence ATGAAACTTTGCACAATCGGACTAGGATATATTGGATTACCTTCTTCTGCGATGTTCGCGGATCATGGCACGGAAGTCGTAGGTGTCGACATCGATCCACAAATCGTCAATCTTCTGAACACGGGAACGATTCATATTGAAGAACCAGGACTCGAGGATGTCATCAAACGGGTCGTCGCAAACGGAAAATTCCGGGCGACACTTACACCAGAACGGGCAGATGTTTTCCTAATCGCCGTTCCGACACCGAACTTAAACGATACGTATAAATCATGTGATTTGAAATATGTTATTTCAGCGGTTAACAATATGCTACCATTCCTTGAAAAAGGGAATGTCGTCATCGTCGAATCGACGATTGCGCCACGTACGATGGATGACCATGTTCGTCCATTGATTGAAGAAGCCGGCTTTACGATCGGTGAAGACGTCTATGTCGTCCATTGCCCAGAACGTGTCTTGCCAGGACAAATCTTACATGAACTTATTCATAATAACCGCATCGTCGGTGGATTGACGCCAGCGTGTGCAGAGGCGGGCGCAGCCGTCTATGAAACATTCGTTCAAGGTGAAATCGTTCGGACAGACGCGAAGACAGCCGAAATGTCGAAGTTGATGGAGAATACGTTCCGCGATGTCAACATTGCTCTCGCAAATGAATTGACGCAGGTATGTCATCAGCTAGAGATCAACGTCTTAGATGTTATCGAGATGGCGAACATGCATCCACGGGTGAACTTACATCATCCAGGACCGGGCGTTGGTGGTCATTGTCTTGCGGTTGACCCTTACTTCATCGTCGCAAAAGCTCCATCGCTTGCACGCATCATTCATACAGCACGACAAACGAACGTTCAGATGCCACAATTCGTCGCTGAACAAGCAGCGCGTCTTGTTGGTTCACGTGTCCGTCCGAAGATCGCCGTCTTTGGTGTCACGTATAAAGGAAACGTCGACGACATGCGCGAGAGTCCAGCTGTCGAAGTCATTGAACAATTACTCGACCGTGGACTTGACGTCGCTGTCTGTGATCCGCACGTCGAACGCTCGATTTCGACACGTTTCGAACTCGTCGATGAGCTGGAAGCGATTCAAGGCGCTGATCTCGCACTCGTCCTAGTCGACCACGATGAATTCAAACAATTCGATTCACGTCGTCTCGCAAACTACATGCGGACACCGTTACTCTTTGATACGAAAGGGATCGTCAATGAGCTCGACGCTGTCAAAGTCCTGAACTTCGGTAATTTGCATACGCACCGCGTGACGGAAGTGGATGCGAAAGCGATATGA
- a CDS encoding class I SAM-dependent methyltransferase codes for MTASMKTARPKDQIRAAYYDQLGGGFGKKVRARVHWIVRQAKGEHILDIGCSGGVVPILLGREGKHVVGIDVLPEAIIEAKQALLEEPTSVKEKVELHEANVMTYTPDIQFDTVLMTEVLEHIGEPERFIARAVSFIAPEGRLVITVPFGVNDYADHKRTYYLNRLLEQLTPFGKIETVERIDKWLGITIQVYPELQSGRSILPEEVEWLEDAFEEVERLHLATIIDLKRKQQTLERKVQRLGEQTDVLEQAQAESLRQEQQLQEQREQYKVLEEQYAALLDRFEGALVANLELLEANASWKSKYRSLARSKLGKIVVRYWKFRRQLKQRRSHR; via the coding sequence ATGACGGCATCGATGAAAACAGCACGACCAAAAGATCAAATCCGGGCGGCCTATTACGATCAGTTAGGCGGTGGATTCGGTAAAAAAGTCCGCGCGCGTGTTCACTGGATCGTACGACAAGCAAAAGGGGAGCACATTTTAGATATCGGTTGTTCAGGCGGAGTCGTTCCAATTTTGCTTGGACGCGAAGGGAAACATGTCGTTGGGATCGATGTATTACCAGAAGCGATCATCGAAGCCAAACAAGCGTTGCTCGAGGAACCGACATCCGTTAAAGAAAAGGTGGAATTACATGAAGCGAATGTCATGACATACACACCTGATATTCAATTCGATACAGTCTTAATGACGGAAGTACTGGAACATATCGGGGAGCCGGAACGCTTCATCGCTCGTGCCGTCTCGTTCATCGCACCAGAAGGCCGACTTGTCATCACAGTCCCATTCGGAGTGAACGATTATGCAGATCATAAACGGACGTATTATTTAAATCGACTGCTTGAGCAATTGACACCTTTCGGTAAAATCGAAACGGTCGAGCGGATCGATAAGTGGCTTGGAATCACGATTCAAGTCTATCCGGAACTTCAATCTGGTCGATCGATTTTACCGGAGGAAGTTGAATGGCTAGAAGACGCCTTTGAAGAGGTGGAGCGATTGCATCTCGCAACGATCATTGACTTAAAACGCAAGCAACAGACTCTAGAACGAAAAGTTCAGCGGTTAGGGGAACAAACAGATGTATTAGAGCAGGCACAAGCAGAATCGTTACGTCAGGAACAGCAACTACAGGAACAGCGTGAACAATACAAGGTGCTTGAAGAACAATATGCCGCACTACTTGATCGATTCGAAGGGGCATTGGTAGCAAATCTGGAACTGCTGGAGGCGAATGCATCATGGAAATCAAAATACCGCTCACTCGCGCGATCAAAGCTCGGAAAAATCGTCGTCCGCTACTGGAAGTTCCGACGTCAACTCAAGCAGCGCCGGAGTCATCGATGA
- a CDS encoding LCP family protein — MKETVETVEQTFETDIPYYAKINMDGLIELVDAVGGVTVDNPSAFSWNDRRLQKEYDKGKIHLTGLEASGYARMRKQDPLGDMGRQIRQRQVLEAVGMKLAGPQLLTQLEKITDVMKNNFTTNIGLDVATQLAQENQRGFEQLKPLKIEGEGYIASDGVWYFFASDESMEQTKQTIAKLLARS; from the coding sequence GTGAAAGAGACAGTCGAAACGGTGGAGCAGACGTTTGAGACCGATATTCCTTATTATGCGAAAATCAACATGGATGGATTGATTGAGTTGGTCGATGCTGTTGGGGGTGTCACGGTCGACAATCCATCTGCCTTTAGTTGGAACGACCGTCGTCTTCAAAAGGAGTATGATAAAGGGAAAATTCATCTGACGGGTCTTGAAGCGAGTGGTTATGCTCGGATGCGAAAGCAAGATCCACTCGGCGATATGGGTCGACAAATTCGTCAGCGTCAAGTGCTAGAAGCAGTCGGAATGAAGCTTGCTGGACCACAGTTGTTGACGCAACTCGAAAAGATCACGGATGTCATGAAAAACAACTTTACGACGAATATCGGACTTGATGTCGCAACGCAGCTAGCACAGGAGAATCAGCGTGGGTTCGAACAATTGAAGCCGCTGAAAATCGAGGGAGAAGGATATATCGCAAGTGATGGTGTCTGGTATTTCTTTGCATCGGACGAATCAATGGAACAGACGAAGCAGACGATCGCTAAACTTCTCGCACGATCATAA